The [Eubacterium] eligens ATCC 27750 genome segment AAGGTCATTTCAAAATATATGGAAATTGATACAGACGGACTTGATATTCAGATTACTTCTACAGAATCTGATACTAATAACGGTTCTGTTCCAGCAATTTTTGCTAATATTCCAATTAAGGATATGAGAAATAGCGAAAAGTAATAAGGGTTTTATTATGTTAAAAAAATATAAATTGCGTTCTTACAACTTTATATTAGTTTTTATTTTGATTGTAACA includes the following:
- the minE gene encoding cell division topological specificity factor MinE, with protein sequence MGLLDLFKKKGSSDVAKDRLKLLLVSDRANCSPEVMEMIKNDIIKVISKYMEIDTDGLDIQITSTESDTNNGSVPAIFANIPIKDMRNSEK